One stretch of Arachis hypogaea cultivar Tifrunner chromosome 20, arahy.Tifrunner.gnm2.J5K5, whole genome shotgun sequence DNA includes these proteins:
- the LOC112784651 gene encoding kinetochore protein SPC25 homolog isoform X2: protein MELSVSSICDSEIPLQLRKIDDLVASSSKSLQSLKSTAHETAQLQGKLEEAKGKVREAEDDLVKAIAVKTRKEAKRMALSDAIASAKARVEGLKASIQQQQTKKQEFAEFLARQSLALAASEGRSNERIEQDETQEAISWYNRVLGFHVEGGHGVKFTFKNINMNNPNEEYSFTIRHENNTYTLLSCEPSLENTEDLIHELNKTNGLFKFARVMRKKFQEAVTQGGFVQTTVEHEESMLMSASAPVLSMSSARSDTTAEGINDHVEPVKVNSNINKQHIQRRVNSGILSPGSASSIRRSPRLKV from the exons ATGGAATTGTCGGTGAGCTCAATATGTGACTCAGAGATCCCTCTTCAACTGCGCAAAATTGATGACTTGGTCGCTTCATCCTCCAAATCCCTCCAATCCCTCAAGTCCACCGCTCATGAAACAGCTCAACTTCAAG GGAAATTGGAAGAGGCTAAAGGTAAAGTTAGGGAAGCCGAGGATGATTTGGTCAAAGCAATTGCAG TTAAGACCCGTAAAGAAGCCAAACGAATGGCCTTGTCGGATGCTATTGCCTCTGCAAAGGCTAGAGTGGAAGGCCTTAAGGCAAGCATTCAGCAGCAGCAGACAAAGAAACAAGAGTTTGCGGAATTTCTCGCTCGACAGTCTCTTG CTTTAGCAGCATCTGAAGGGAGGTCAAATGAAAGAATTGAACAAGATGAAACACAGGAGGCCATCTCTTGGTACAATAGGGTCCTTGGCTTTCATGTTGAAGGTGGACACG GAGTAAAATTCACATTCAAGAATATAAACATGAACAACCCAAATGAGGAATATTCTTTTACCATCCGCCATGAAAACAATACTTACACAT TGTTAAGTTGTGAACCTTCCCTTGAAAACACAGAAGATCTGATCCATGAATTAAACAAGACAAATGGGTTATTTAAATTTGCTAGAGTAATGAGGAAAAAGTTCCAGGAGGCAGTGACACAAG GGGGTTTTGTTCAGACTACAGTTGAACATGAAGAATCTATGTTGATGTCTGCATCTGCTCCAGTTTTATCAATGTCATCTGCTAGAAGTGATACTACGGCTGAGGGAATCAATGATCATGTTGAGCCTGTCAAAGTTAATTCAAATATTAACAAACAACATATTCAAAGAAGGGTAAATTCAGGAATTCTATCTCCTGGTTCCGCATCATCCATTCGCCGGTCTCCTCGTTTGAAGGTATGA
- the LOC112784651 gene encoding kinetochore protein SPC25 homolog isoform X1 has protein sequence MELSVSSICDSEIPLQLRKIDDLVASSSKSLQSLKSTAHETAQLQGKLEEAKGKVREAEDDLVKAIAVKTRKEAKRMALSDAIASAKARVEGLKASIQQQQTKKQEFAEFLARQSLALAASEGRSNERIEQDETQEAISWYNRVLGFHVEGGHGVKFTFKNINMNNPNEEYSFTIRHENNTYTLLSCEPSLENTEDLIHELNKTNGLFKFARVMRKKFQEAVTQGGFVQTTVEHEESMLMSASAPVLSMSSARSDTTAEGINDHVEPVKVNSNINKQHIQRRVNSGILSPGSASSIRRSPRLKATR, from the exons ATGGAATTGTCGGTGAGCTCAATATGTGACTCAGAGATCCCTCTTCAACTGCGCAAAATTGATGACTTGGTCGCTTCATCCTCCAAATCCCTCCAATCCCTCAAGTCCACCGCTCATGAAACAGCTCAACTTCAAG GGAAATTGGAAGAGGCTAAAGGTAAAGTTAGGGAAGCCGAGGATGATTTGGTCAAAGCAATTGCAG TTAAGACCCGTAAAGAAGCCAAACGAATGGCCTTGTCGGATGCTATTGCCTCTGCAAAGGCTAGAGTGGAAGGCCTTAAGGCAAGCATTCAGCAGCAGCAGACAAAGAAACAAGAGTTTGCGGAATTTCTCGCTCGACAGTCTCTTG CTTTAGCAGCATCTGAAGGGAGGTCAAATGAAAGAATTGAACAAGATGAAACACAGGAGGCCATCTCTTGGTACAATAGGGTCCTTGGCTTTCATGTTGAAGGTGGACACG GAGTAAAATTCACATTCAAGAATATAAACATGAACAACCCAAATGAGGAATATTCTTTTACCATCCGCCATGAAAACAATACTTACACAT TGTTAAGTTGTGAACCTTCCCTTGAAAACACAGAAGATCTGATCCATGAATTAAACAAGACAAATGGGTTATTTAAATTTGCTAGAGTAATGAGGAAAAAGTTCCAGGAGGCAGTGACACAAG GGGGTTTTGTTCAGACTACAGTTGAACATGAAGAATCTATGTTGATGTCTGCATCTGCTCCAGTTTTATCAATGTCATCTGCTAGAAGTGATACTACGGCTGAGGGAATCAATGATCATGTTGAGCCTGTCAAAGTTAATTCAAATATTAACAAACAACATATTCAAAGAAGGGTAAATTCAGGAATTCTATCTCCTGGTTCCGCATCATCCATTCGCCGGTCTCCTCGTTTGAAG GCCACGAGATGA